Part of the Triplophysa dalaica isolate WHDGS20190420 chromosome 23, ASM1584641v1, whole genome shotgun sequence genome is shown below.
GCATCACTACCTAAGGCTCTGTTGTATTTGATTTGCCAAATAAGAATTCATATGTGCTTTTTTATGTATGAGATGGAAATATATGGTGGAAATGAATATTACATTAGACGTCTTTCCATGCACCCAATACCTAGCTACATAATGTTGGGTTCAATGGAGCAGAGGAAATGCTGAAACAGGACAGAGCCTATTAGTTTAGCCAGTCGTTTATCTTTTATCCATATAACCATGACAGGCCCGTCTGAGGCAGCTCGCACTCAATGCATTTACATGAACTATTACATGCAGCGTCATTTAATGCTGTGGCCGGGCTGCAGATATTACTGAAACCGGTGTGGTGTGAAAATGTATgttcacttttttttctttttaaggcTACATCTATTGGGATTACAAAATATCCAGTGAtggttgttttgattttagaaATCCATTGCTTCCATCGAAAGGGTTAGAATGGATTTTAATGCTTGCTCTGTTAAACCCATATgttaaatatctttataaaaaaacgaAATCTCGAATGTGGTGTTGAAAATAGAACGCCATGCCACCGCTTATTAAAGTTTATTGTAGATTACGAGATATGCAGTGTTTTTGTAGTTCATCTGTACAGGGAGAATCTCTCGAAACAGTCCTCATTTGCCATTTCCTTTTATTTTACTGTCACTGTGGAAGAATTATTATCCAAATAGCATTTTCCATGCAAATGTCCTAATCTGCATCAACTCCTGATTATTTTGTTCTCTGTTCAGATGTAACATGGAAGCTTGCCAGGGTATTTGCTTTAGGGTAATAGATTTAGTAAACACAGCAAAGATGAACATCAGCTATCATTATTGCTAAGAACGTTTTACGCTCACCTGCCCGTAAATTAGCAAGGAAATTAAAGCATTGTTCACGTGCGATTTAAAAGAATGCAGCCgattgaaataaaatgcaagCGAATGCTGCATATTAAACGTGAGCATTTGCATTATTTGCGTGTTGAAATGAGCATTTTTCCATTGCTGTCTATCtagatattaaattaaaataaattaaaagtatttgCATATTTCATTGAAGGCCTAGAGCTATGAGTTCTGCTACTGACTAAATCAATTCAGAGAGACCTGTATGATTTGCCAAATACGACATCCGTCGGTTTACGCCTCGTCTGAGGCGAGATGATAAAGCAGATGGACTCGGATGCAGTGTGTGAGAGCAGAACGCTGGGCTCCAGTGTGCAGGCGGAGAATTCACAGTGTGCTATTCTAATGTTATCTGCTGAACTGTAGGTCACACTAATGCGTAACCTTAACCTCGTGTCCTTGTAAATCACTAAGGTTCTCGGAGCGTCCCAGGGCCCAGCTTTATTTATTGTCCTGTCACCTCGGCCAGACCGGCTGGACTGGAGACCAGTAAATTGAATAGTAAATTTATGATGCCTTTATCGGGCGAGCCCTGTGTAATTGGCGTTTGCAGGGGAAAGAATTTGCGAAATAatattgctttttataaaagtaCAAACTGACGGTTTACATGTCGAAGACATCCACAACTTGTGTTTCGTGTGTATAAGGGTCGTTGTGTAATGTCATCCGGAGACCATGGAATGGAGAAAACCTCACGTTAAATATTGACACGAGCCTTTCCGAGAGGAAGATTAGATATCTATAGTttcttcttttgaaaaacagttTGGTTGAATtatcagaggtgtttaaagaagCGCAGGttgcatgatttaaaaaaaaaacagatattgACAGTTGTAAATAAAGATGGGTGGCCGGTCCGCAGCTCTGCTCCATGTAATGCAAACAGCTTGAATGTCATAAATCACTTTTTGATTTATCTAATCAAGCAAGCTCCTGCTTCTCGAAGACATTTGTCATTCGGATGGAAAGGGGGGGGGCTGCggtgtcaaaattattttctctaTTGCTTCATTGCGCCGTgtgcgtgcctgtgtgtgtttgaagacAAAGAAAAGGGCAGTTTCATTTAGTATGAGGTACAGAATACACAAAGAACCTAGCCATTGAGGCCAGACACAATTCCACAGGAAGATAAAAGCTATTGTGTGGaggtattttcattttttattgtatttactgtaaagatTTAAATAGTCTTTTAAGCGGCGTTTAGGAACGGCATGTGTTTGGAGACATGGGACGGCTTTTCTTGCTTCGATTTTCCCTCTAATAGTATTGTGTCCATCTGCAATgtcctttaaatgtttatgaaagcaGAGGTTTGATTAGGAAAATACATCATAAGGATGGACACTCGTGTCGAGAAGATTAGCAGCCcccatacatttacattcaacatGATGGCAATCAATGCACGGGCCTCATTgcattgtaaaatatatttgcacCCGCCTGTCCAGGAGTCGCCTTCTCACCCGGGAAATAATTTAGTTGCAGATTGACTGGAAGATGGCGAAAATTGAAAGTTAAAATTAGAAATCCTCATAATAAAcaggagagaggaaaaaaggtCAGACGGCGCGGTACAGCAATGAGATTGGGGAGCCTCGCAAATGAGGTTTTCTGTTTGTCATGAAATGCATGTGACATCCCCCCCAACACAGCGGGGGGAAATCAAGGCCGGGAGAGAAAAAAGATTACCTAGCTATTTGAGACTGCAGACCGTACTCTGATGCTCTTGGAAATTCGTATCGCGCCCTTGTGGTTTTTACTCCTCCCGTGTCACTTTCTTTGGCAGGCTAATATGTCAGGCTGCTGATATGTTAGACCGCAATAAAATAAGCAGAAGTCCTTGTGATGCAAAGAATTAACATGCATGAGCGTGCGGCAGGTattgaaacacattttaaacaagtgagcagaacaaaatacattttttataataacatcTTTTTCCTCCATCCATTGTCAATGCCTGCCTTGCTAAGCTTTGATTCATAAAAGTAATACACACATTTAGCCTAGAGTGACCAGATTAGAATGAAGAAGAGCGAGCAAGGTTTCTTTGTGTGCAGCATATGCAGCGAGAGGATAAATTGCATTGACTGAGGAGGCTGGGACACTGTCTGTATCTGAGGATACAGGGGTAATGAAAGATTTATCACTCTGTGCAGCATACTCTAAATACAACTGGGGGCTGATTTGCTGAATTGAGCTCAGCTGAAATGGAAATAACATGGCAACCCCCCTTTAATACAGAATATGAGGCATGGATATTCAGGGCGGTGCGGGAGAAGGTGATTTGGCTGTCTATACCCCCAAATGAACTGCATAATGGTACTCTGACCTGCAATGCAATAACAATGAATTCAGACCTTGATTTATTTTACGAATATCTTCATAGCAGAAATTGCTTGGTGAATATAGATTTTTGTTGCGTTCTCTAGTGTTCCTGCTCAATATCAATATGTGCATTTTACATGCATTGCAATTCAGTTTAGTTCtactttttttgtgaaattttgtGTCACCCCAATAACCTTTTGTGAGATCTACATTCCCAATAAGCTCATGCTACCTAAATGTGACTTCTTATTAAAGTGAGGGTCATTATACCCCTAAGTAGATTCTCAGTATCAGGAGTCCAGAATAAGCTTGTGACAGAAGATATCTTATCTGTTTATTCACAGGAATTAATACACTGGCTAAGGAAACCCTTGGGACTGCTACAGCAGGCAAGCGGTCGCTTCAGcaggaaaaagaaaatgacactcCACCCAAGAGGCCTAAATCAGCTGATGACCAGACGCTGTCCAATGAACAGGTTAGTTACATTGATCTGTTTTCAAAAATGGGACAGATTGTATCCATTTGTGTATTAGTAGAATTctcttttgtgttatattaaaatgccattCCATCAAGACGGCAGTGAGACTTTTCAGTTTAACCGTACACCATGTAATGAGGATTAAGCATAGTCTGGAATGGTTTACGTCCACATCCTTTGTAATCTTGTGATTAGAAATTCCAGCCATTCATGCTTTGTAAATTAAGTCACTTGAAATGAAGAACTCGGTGGATTAGAGGAAATTAGGTTGGAAAGACATTATAAGGAGTCCTACTTGATTTGTTTGGAATTTGGTTAATTTCCCTTGTGGACTATCTTGTCATTTACAGCACAGTCACTCATGTGATAGTTAACAGCAGTGCTATAAAGTATGGCAAATTTTTGATCAACTTTATTCTTTCAGGTGCAGCAGTGCCCGTACTGTAATTACAGTAACAATGATGCGAACCGTTTACAGTTGCACATCATGTCCCAGCATTCCATGCAGCCGATCATCAGCTGCCCACTGTGTCAGGATGTCCTCAGTAACAAGATTCACTTGCAGCTGCATCTCACTCACCTCCACAGTGTGGCCCCAGATTGTGTGGAGAAGTTGCTTATGACGGTATGTACTGCATAAATACttcttatttcttttaattaagtATATAAAAAAGCTTAGAACGTAGCTTTTCGAAGCATTTTCCAAGCACTTAACATGCTCTTCTCCATCAAATTAAATGTAGTGTTTTTGGTCTATATATGTCTGTTTTAATAAAGGACtgatatgttgttttttcaggtTGCGGGTCCAGATGTTTCAGTGCCCAATAATTCCCTGTTGTCTGTATCATCACAAGACAAAGTCCCATCTTTGATGGATTGTTCAACTGTTATCCCAGAGGGAGCTGGAAAACCCATGGGTAAGCACATTATGCAGCCACAGTGTCCACTAAATTGTATGGACTGGGTTAAagaattcctcaaaatatatcATAAAAATCCTGTTGAACAAATCTAAAATCTCTGCTCTTTTTTTAACAGGAATCGGCTCTAAGGATACGAAAACCAGCACAGGCCAAGACAAAAATGAAGCTGAACGTAACAATGAGGAGCTCAAGCCACCCAAGGAAGCTATTGATGGCCCTGACTGGAAGAAGGCTAGCAGTCAAGACAGGAAGAGCCCAGATTCCCTGCAGGAGCATCTTAGCGATCAGCAGAAGCGGCAGCAGCTCTCAGTTTCCGATCGCCATGTCTACAAATACCGCTGCAACCATTGCAGCCTGGCTTTCAAGACGATGCAGAAGCTTGAGATACATTCCCAATACCACGCCATTCGTGCAGCCACAATGTGCAGCCTCTGCCAGCGCAGCTTCAGGACATTCCTTGCTCTTCGGAAACATCTGGAGACCGGTCACCCAGAGCTAAGTGAGGCCGAAGTCCAACAGCTCTGTGGGAGCCTGCCTCTAAACGGCGACATTGTTGAGAGTGAGATGAGGGCTCTGGAAGAGGCACATGCCTTTGAAAACGAACTAGACAAAGAGGATGAGCTTGACCAAGAAGGAAAGGCCAGTCCCACTGGAAGTGATAGCAGCTCCTTGCTTGATGACATGGGTTCAGAGCCAAAGCGTACCTTGCCCTTTAGGAAAGGTCCAAATTTTACAATGGAGAAGTTTTTAGACCCCTCACGTCCATACAAATGCACAGTATGCAAAGAGTCCTTCACCCAAAAGAACATTCTTCTCGTTCACTACAATTCTGTCTCACATTTACATAAGCTAAAGAAAGTGATCCAAGAAGCCTCAAGCCCAGTTCCCCAGGAGACCAGCAACAATGTTGACAACAAACCATACAAATGCAATACATGTAACGTTGCTTATAGCCAAAGCTCAACCCTGGAGATCCACATGAGGTCTGTGCTTCATCAGACAAAAGCCCGAACAGCCAAAATGGAGTCTAGCAGCAGTACTGGCGGTGGGAGCAGTGGAAGTACTTCAGCTAGAAGCCCCGTTCCACTCAATCAGGGAAACACAGATTCTGCAGGTGCACAAGGATCCTCCAACAAAGAAAACACTGTAGATGCCAAAGAAGTTACCATGAAGCAAACTACTGATCACATCTCTGTGCAGCCCGCGCACCCATCAGCTCAGTCACAAGCACAGCTTCAAATGCAACTCCAGCATGAGCTTCAGCAGCAAGCTGCTTTCTTTCAGCCACAGTTTTTGAATCCAGCTTTTTTCCCCCACTTCCCAATGACACCAGACGCCCTGATGCAGTTTCAGCAGCCCCAGTTTCTATTTCCCTTCTACATTCCCGGTGCTGAATTTAACATTAGCCCTGAGCTTGCATTGCATTCAGCTGCATTCGGGATGCCTGGCATGACAGGATCGTTCCTAGAAGATCTGAAGCAACAGATGCAGCAACAACACCAACTGGGCCAACAGCAGCAGCTTCAGCTCTCACAGCAGCAAGCCCAGCACCAGGCCTCCCAGTCTCAGATGCAGCAAAAAGCACAGCAGCTGAGCCATAGGCCTAAAACTGAGTCCAACCACATGGCTCTATCTGAGATTCAAATGTCTAAAGATGCTGAGGAACATTTAGAGAAACATGAGAGCAAAGCAAAGCAGGATTTAGCTACTGATGGAGATAGCACAAAAGAGAATAAAGATTCCAAAAAGCCTACATTTTCAGAACCTCTAATTCCTCCACCACGCATCATCTCAGGAGCAAGAGGTAATGTGGCCAAGGCACTACTTGAAAACTTTGGCTTCGAACTGGTAATTCAGTACAATGAGAACAGACAGAAAAGCCAGAAAAAGAACAGAGAGGAAGGACTGACTGAAAAACTAGAATGTGGAGTTTGTGGGAAATTGTTCTCCAACATACTCATTCTTAAAAGCCATCAGGAACATGTGCATGGCCAGTTTTTTCCTTATGTGGAGCTTGAGAAGTTTGCCCAGCAGTACAGGGACGCATATGACAAGCTGTACCCCATAAACCCAGCATCTCCAGAAACTCCACCACCACCCCCACCTCCTGCTCCAGTGACTACGCTCCCTGCTTCCACATCAGTGGGGAGGTCACAGACACCATCACCTGCACCTCTACAGATTCTTCAACAACCACCACCTCCCCCTCCACCCCCACCACCTCCACAACACACTGCACCTCCTCAAGTCCAGCTCCCTGTTTCTCTCGACATGCCAATGTTCCCACCACTGATGATGCAATCAGTGCAGCACCCTGGGCTACCCCCACAGCTTGCACTGCAGCTTCCAACAATGGACTCTTTATCTTCTGACCTCACACAGTTATGTCAACAACAACTGGGACTAGATCCAAACTTCCTGCGGCAGTCTCAGTTCAAGCGTCCTCGCACCAGAATCACAGACGATCAGCTGAAAGTCCTCCGCGCTCACTTTGACATCAATAACTCTCCCAACGAAGAGCAGATTCAAGAAATGGCTGACAAATCTGGCCTTCCACAGAAGGTCATAAAGCACTGGTTCCGCAACACTCTCTTCAAAGAGCGTCAGAGGAGTAAAGATTCCCCTTACAATTTCAGCATTCCACCCATGACCACACTGGAAGATATCAGACTTGAATCCCAAGTAAACATGCTGGAGTACTACAGAACTGATGCTACGGCGAACAAAAGGTCATCAAGAACACGTTTCACTGATTATCAGCTACGAGTTCTCCAAGACTTCTTTGATACCAACGCTTACCCGAAGGATGATGAAATCGAGCAGCTCTCCACTGTTCTCAACCTGCCGACAAGAGTGATTGTGGTGTGGTTTCAAAACGCCCGACAGAAGGCCCGAAAAAGTTACGAGAACCAAGCCGATGCAAAAGACACTGAAAAGAAAGAACTAACAAATGAACGATACATCAGGACCAACAATATGCAGTACCAATGTAAGAAATGCAACGTAATTTTCCCCCGAATTTTCGATCTTATTACTCACCAAAAAAAGCTATGTTATAAAGATGAGGACGATGAGGCTGGAGATGAAAATCACTCTGAGGAATCAGCAGAGAACAATGAGCAGATTATGACAAAGCATACAGAGCCATCAAGACAACCTTTTATAACAGCAAGCAGCTCTGGCTCCAGCTCCCCCTTAATGCCATCACCTCGACCTGATGTAGGGAAAACCTCACCAAAACCTGAACTTCTCCATGAAAAATCAAAGGTTGGAGAAAATGCCCTTTTGCAAAACCCCAAAAGCTCGACTGATCTAAAATCTCCCAAGGCCTCGACCCCACAGCCCCCACAACAGAAAGTACCACAAATATCAAGACCCCATTCACAGCCCCAGTCTGCAGCTGTTCCTTCAAGTCCTCTGTCCATCGCATTATCTTCACTCAACAACAGCCTCCCCCCACAGATGCTACAGTACCACTGTGATCAGTGCAAAATCGCTTTCCCAACAGTAGAACTTTGGCAGGAGCACCAGCACATGCATTTTCTGGCAGCCCAAAACCAATTCCTACACTCCCAGTTTTTAGAAAGGCCAATGGATATGCCCTATATGATCTTTGACCCCAATAACCCCCTTATGACTAGTCAGCTCCTATCCGGAGCCCTGTCGCAGATGCCAACTCCAAGCAACTCTGGCCTTGCCTCCACTGTTAGCTCTAACGCCATGAAACGCAAATTAGAGGAAAAAGATGATGGCTCTCATGAAAAAGATAGCATTAACAGTGGTGAAGATCAGCACAGAGATAAACGTCTCCGAACTACTATTACTCCAGAGCAACTCGAGATCCTCTATGAGAAGTACTTACTTGATTCAAACCCAACACGAAAAATGTTAGATCACATTGCTCATGAGGTTGGGCTGAAGAAAAGAGTCGTCCAAGTCTGGTTTCAGAATACCCGGGCTAGAGAGAGGAAAGGGCAATTTAGAGCACTTGGGCCTTCCCAGTCTCACAAAAAGTGTCCATTCTGCAGGGCGTTATTTAAGGCCAAGTCAGCTTTAGATAGTCACATTCGTTCAAGACACTGGCATGAGGCTAAACAGGCAGGCTTTAGTTTGCCTCCTAGTCCAATGATGGCTCAAGAGGATGAAGGTCAAAGCCCTCAAAAGCACAATTTTTCAGACTATTTACAGATGGCCACAAAGACTGAGGTGAATGATAGTGAGCTTCCAACCGCATCCTCCACTCCAGTCAAAACGTCTGAGCTGGCGTTAAGAAACCTATTGAACTTATCTTGcctaaaaacagaaaacagtgaTGAACTTGATGGGCTTAACATGAGTTCCACAGAGGCCTCTTTTGATGCCAGCAAAATTGACTTTGATGAGACCTCCTCAATTAACACGGCCGTAAGTGATGCTACAACTGGAGACGAGACCAATAATGAGGTTGAGAATCTCACAATTAATGGAAGTGAGAAAATGAGtgagaacaaaacaaaccaagcACAACTTATGGAGCTAAATGAGGACAGATTCCTTTTCAGCATGGTTAGCCCATCGCAAAGTTTCTCTGGCAAAGACAGTGACTACTTCTATTGCAGAGAAGAGGACTTTGAAGACAATGCAGACAAGAGCGAAACTTCAAGTTTAGCAGATCCAAGTTCTCCCAGTCCGTTTGGAGCTGCCAATCCCTTCAAGTCTGCACACGCTGGCGGGGAGAGACCGGGCCACAAGCGTTTTAGAACCCAAATGAGCAACCTACAGCTTAAAGTCCTCAAGGCTTGCTTCAGCGACTACCGCACACCTACTATGCAAGAGTGTGAAATGCTGGGCAGTGAAATAGGACTCCCAAAACGTGTTGTGCAGGTTTGGTTCCAGAATGCCCGTGCAAAGGaaaagaaattcaaaataaacattggaAAGCCATTCATGATAAGCCAAGGTTCCCCAGATGGGCCCAGGCCTGAGTGTATATTATGTAGAGTGAAGTATACAGCCAGACTTTCGATTCGTGACCATATATTCTCAAAGCAGCACATAGCAAAGGTGCAGGAAACCCTGGGGAACCAGGTTGATCGTGAAAAAGACTATCTAGCACCTACCACTGTCCGCCAGCTTATGGCTCAACAAGAACTTGACCGTTTGAAGAAGGCAACCGATATACTCAACTTGCCAGCCCAGCAGCAACCCTCAGTGGATAATAATGCACTTCATGGCCTTAGCCTGCCAACTGCCTACCCGGGAATATCTGGTCTCCCGCCAGTACTACTTCCTGGTGTCAATGGGCCATCCTCGCTTCCAGGTTTTCCACCAAATACACCTGGTGAGTTAGTATGAATAAATATAGTGTAGTACAACTTCATGAATAATTTATGCACTTAATGCCCCACAAGCTTGTGCTGTTAACGACTGTGacatggattaaaaaaaataattaatgcaTGCATTCACTGCAGAGGAGTTTGGGTGTGATTGCTACATTTGCATTGCTTTCATGCATGTGCTATTCTTTTCTTGGTCATTATTTGTAatcgtttttttatataacaagCCTGTGACAGTTTTGATCCATAACAGTAATATCAGAGATCTTTGCTTGTATAGTTTAGGAGTGATTCTGCAgtcaaatatttcaatattatcTATACCACTGTATTTCAGCTTTAGCGTCTCCTGGTGCTGGCATGCTTGGGTTCCCTACTCCAGCCACCCCTTCTCCTGCCATGTCTCTCAGCAGTACCCCAACCAAGTCTCTTCTTCAGacacctcctcctcctcctccaccccCCGCACTTCCTCTTGCTCCTTCTCCTTTGGCAGCAAATCAGACTGAGCAGCACATAAAAGAATCCGAGAAAGACAAGAAGTTTGAGAAGCCCAAGGTCAAAGAAGCCAACACTGCCCGCCCCGAGACCCCCATCGTTAAGAAAAGGGAAAAGTCCTCGCAGATGATTGGCAAATTGGGAAGTGAGGCTCAGATGGACTCAGCACAACTGCAAGCACTTCAGAATGCCATCGCTGGTGACCCAGGCTCCTTCTTAGGTGGACAGTTCTTGCCTTATTTCATCCCTGGCTTTGCGTCGTGTTTCTCGCCCCAACTTCCTGGCGGAGTACAGGGGGGATATTTCCCTCCTCTGTGTGGAATGGAGAATCTGTTCCCCTATGGTCCCGCTATGCCCCAGGCGATCGCGGGGCTTTCCCCAACTGCCCTGCTTCAGCAGTACCAGCAGTCCCTCCAGGAT
Proteins encoded:
- the zfhx4 gene encoding zinc finger homeobox protein 4 isoform X2; the protein is METCDSPSLSRQENGQQVSKLRETTHLDNEVPEKILGMETDKENSPADDNLRTEESRREIALGFGLENSVGATTKEIPCNECATSFSSLQEYMEHHCPNARLPLLKDENESEVSDLDDSDVENMTGEIVYQPDGSAFILEDSKEGGLDAQSGVKSLFSPALFSNSQTAAGDKTEQSATAPMSFYPQMINTFHIASSLGKPFTADQAFPNTSALAGDGPVLHSFRVYDLRHKSDKDYLTFDGAAKNSCVSKDVPNNVDLSKFDGYISDGKRKPILMCFLCKLSFGYSRSFVTHAVHDHRMTLNEQEQKLLSNKYVSAIIQGIGKDKEPLISFLEPKNNNSVLPHFSTANFMGPDPGMRSLWNTFHMENGDSLQAGFAFLKGSASLASSADQSPRSAQMPKAELNLGGAATSVRKSPVSSVTLQHLSPGAGCRDQESNCERQKDVSTLHANGELPIKTEPRDVTDAEEDDDTYSNDLDDDGNGELGDSTSSKDFPLLNQSICPLSSSVLKFTERGTTSSVTDANDLEKTKQVAACLDYSNDSNSGGSKDGCDSNGGRDGTPPSHDLMRRDDESPGPLHQHAATPSTPGTPGPGEGSPGSGVECPKCDTVLGSSRSLGGHMTMMHSRNSCKTLKCPKCNWHYKYQQTLDAHMKEKHPESGGSCVYCSTGQPHPRLARGESYTCGYKPFRCEVCNYSTTTKGNLSIHMQSDKHLNNVQTLQNGGTEAIYNHTAPVSNTSLSGCGTPSPSKPKQKPTWRCEVCDYETNVARNLRIHMTSEKHMHNMMLLQQNMKQIQHNLHLGLAPAEAELYQYYLAQNIGLTGMKLENPSDPQMMINPFQLDPSTAAALTPGHVNNELPAELRLASGQLMGDDLSVLSAGELSPCINDPLLKLYQCAVCNKFSSDSLEALSGHVAAERSLPEEEWRAMMGDVYQCKLCNYNTQLKANFQLHCKTDKHMQKYQLVAHIKEGGKSNQWRLKCIAIGNPVHLKCNACDYYSNSVEKLRLHATNQRHEAVLKVYKHLQKQESACNSESCYYYCALCDYSTRAKLNLLQHLRSVQHQQSEGLRKLQLHQQGFPADDDNLADIFFVKDCPPNESGINTLAKETLGTATAGKRSLQQEKENDTPPKRPKSADDQTLSNEQVQQCPYCNYSNNDANRLQLHIMSQHSMQPIISCPLCQDVLSNKIHLQLHLTHLHSVAPDCVEKLLMTVAGPDVSVPNNSLLSVSSQDKVPSLMDCSTVIPEGAGKPMGIGSKDTKTSTGQDKNEAERNNEELKPPKEAIDGPDWKKASSQDRKSPDSLQEHLSDQQKRQQLSVSDRHVYKYRCNHCSLAFKTMQKLEIHSQYHAIRAATMCSLCQRSFRTFLALRKHLETGHPELSEAEVQQLCGSLPLNGDIVESEMRALEEAHAFENELDKEDELDQEGKASPTGSDSSSLLDDMGSEPKRTLPFRKGPNFTMEKFLDPSRPYKCTVCKESFTQKNILLVHYNSVSHLHKLKKVIQEASSPVPQETSNNVDNKPYKCNTCNVAYSQSSTLEIHMRSVLHQTKARTAKMESSSSTGGGSSGSTSARSPVPLNQGNTDSAGAQGSSNKENTVDAKEVTMKQTTDHISVQPAHPSAQSQAQLQMQLQHELQQQAAFFQPQFLNPAFFPHFPMTPDALMQFQQPQFLFPFYIPGAEFNISPELALHSAAFGMPGMTGSFLEDLKQQMQQQHQLGQQQQLQLSQQQAQHQASQSQMQQKAQQLSHRPKTESNHMALSEIQMSKDAEEHLEKHESKAKQDLATDGDSTKENKDSKKPTFSEPLIPPPRIISGARGNVAKALLENFGFELVIQYNENRQKSQKKNREEGLTEKLECGVCGKLFSNILILKSHQEHVHGQFFPYVELEKFAQQYRDAYDKLYPINPASPETPPPPPPPAPVTTLPASTSVGRSQTPSPAPLQILQQPPPPPPPPPPPQHTAPPQVQLPVSLDMPMFPPLMMQSVQHPGLPPQLALQLPTMDSLSSDLTQLCQQQLGLDPNFLRQSQFKRPRTRITDDQLKVLRAHFDINNSPNEEQIQEMADKSGLPQKVIKHWFRNTLFKERQRSKDSPYNFSIPPMTTLEDIRLESQVNMLEYYRTDATANKRSSRTRFTDYQLRVLQDFFDTNAYPKDDEIEQLSTVLNLPTRVIVVWFQNARQKARKSYENQADAKDTEKKELTNERYIRTNNMQYQCKKCNVIFPRIFDLITHQKKLCYKDEDDEAGDENHSEESAENNEQIMTKHTEPSRQPFITASSSGSSSPLMPSPRPDVGKTSPKPELLHEKSKVGENALLQNPKSSTDLKSPKASTPQPPQQKVPQISRPHSQPQSAAVPSSPLSIALSSLNNSLPPQMLQYHCDQCKIAFPTVELWQEHQHMHFLAAQNQFLHSQFLERPMDMPYMIFDPNNPLMTSQLLSGALSQMPTPSNSGLASTVSSNAMKRKLEEKDDGSHEKDSINSGEDQHRDKRLRTTITPEQLEILYEKYLLDSNPTRKMLDHIAHEVGLKKRVVQVWFQNTRARERKGQFRALGPSQSHKKCPFCRALFKAKSALDSHIRSRHWHEAKQAGFSLPPSPMMAQEDEGQSPQKHNFSDYLQMATKTEVNDSELPTASSTPVKTSELALRNLLNLSCLKTENSDELDGLNMSSTEASFDASKIDFDETSSINTAVSDATTGDETNNEVENLTINGSEKMSENKTNQAQLMELNEDRFLFSMVSPSQSFSGKDSDYFYCREEDFEDNADKSETSSLADPSSPSPFGAANPFKSAHAGGERPGHKRFRTQMSNLQLKVLKACFSDYRTPTMQECEMLGSEIGLPKRVVQVWFQNARAKEKKFKINIGKPFMISQGSPDGPRPECILCRVKYTARLSIRDHIFSKQHIAKVQETLGNQVDREKDYLAPTTVRQLMAQQELDRLKKATDILNLPAQQQPSVDNNALHGLSLPTAYPGISGLPPVLLPGVNGPSSLPGFPPNTPALASPGAGMLGFPTPATPSPAMSLSSTPTKSLLQTPPPPPPPPALPLAPSPLAANQTEQHIKESEKDKKFEKPKVKEANTARPETPIVKKREKSSQMIGKLGSEAQMDSAQLQALQNAIAGDPGSFLGGQFLPYFIPGFASCFSPQLPGGVQGGYFPPLCGMENLFPYGPAMPQAIAGLSPTALLQQYQQSLQDSLQKQQQKQSEHKQKPPSMKSQHSNSVKPKEAIENKDDKGSSTESTNGEAQTDTKSPGFPDAFIVPSIKHEFICRKCQMIFADEDSAARHQKSFCYFGHPFIDPQETVLRKAVSKYNCVACKVSVSGNEALGQHLQSSVHKEKTIKQAMRNAKEHARLLPHSVCSPCPNTTSTSQSAASSNNTLPHLSHLSMKSWPNILFQASARKAASCPSASPPTLSLPSTVTSTSCSTSGVQTSLPTESCSDESDSELSQKLDDLDNTLEVKAKTPSGLDGNFNSIRMDMFSV